In Mycolicibacterium mucogenicum DSM 44124, the following are encoded in one genomic region:
- a CDS encoding uroporphyrinogen-III synthase, whose product MTTRVRKQHKPGRITFVGSGPGDPGLLTTRARNVLAHAALVFTDPDVPEAVLALIGTDLPPTSGPHPADAEPAAEPKADEAAADKAPAAAPTMTFPHGVDVRPALGDPTEVAKLLIAEAKTGVDVVRLVAGDPLSVDSVITEVNALAKTAAHFELVPGLPSSTAVPTYAGLPVGSSHTVADVRGDVDWAALAAAPGPLILHATVSHLPDAARTLIEYGLTDSTPCVVTANGTTCQQRSIETTLAGLLDKAVLEKPVGPEPVGPLAGPLVVTIGKTVAHRAKLNWWESRSLYGWTVLVPRTKDQAGEMSDRLVGHGALPIEVPTIAVEPPRSPAQMERAVKGLVDGRFQWVVFTSTNAVRAVWEKFNEFGLDARAFSGVKIACVGQATADKVRAFGINPELVPAGEQSSLGLLDEFPDYDDIFDPVNRVLLPRADIATETLAEGLRERGWEIEDVTAYRTVRAAPPPAHTREMIKTGGFDAVCFTSSSTVRNLVGIAGKPHARTIVACIGPKTAETAAEFGLRVDVQPETAAVGPLVEALAEHAARLRAEGALPPPRKKSRRR is encoded by the coding sequence ATGACGACCCGAGTGCGTAAGCAGCACAAGCCTGGCCGCATCACCTTTGTCGGTTCCGGCCCCGGTGACCCGGGCCTGTTGACGACGCGTGCGCGGAACGTCTTGGCGCATGCGGCGTTGGTTTTCACCGACCCTGATGTGCCCGAGGCGGTGCTGGCGCTGATCGGTACCGATCTGCCGCCGACGTCCGGGCCGCACCCGGCCGACGCCGAGCCGGCCGCCGAACCGAAGGCTGACGAGGCCGCGGCCGACAAGGCCCCGGCCGCCGCGCCCACCATGACGTTCCCGCACGGTGTCGACGTCCGTCCCGCGCTGGGCGACCCCACCGAGGTGGCCAAGCTGCTCATCGCCGAGGCGAAGACCGGCGTCGATGTGGTGCGTCTGGTCGCCGGCGACCCGCTGTCGGTCGACTCCGTCATCACCGAGGTGAACGCGCTGGCCAAGACCGCGGCGCACTTCGAGCTGGTGCCCGGCCTGCCGTCGTCGACGGCGGTGCCGACCTACGCGGGTCTGCCCGTCGGTTCGTCGCACACCGTGGCCGACGTCCGTGGTGACGTCGACTGGGCCGCGCTGGCTGCGGCTCCCGGGCCGCTGATCCTGCACGCGACGGTGTCGCACCTGCCGGACGCCGCCCGCACCCTGATCGAATACGGCCTCACCGACAGCACCCCGTGCGTCGTGACCGCCAACGGCACCACCTGCCAGCAGCGGTCCATCGAGACCACGCTGGCCGGGCTGCTGGACAAGGCCGTGCTGGAGAAGCCCGTCGGCCCTGAGCCGGTCGGTCCGCTGGCGGGCCCGCTGGTCGTGACCATCGGCAAGACCGTGGCGCACCGGGCCAAGCTGAACTGGTGGGAGAGCCGCTCGCTGTACGGCTGGACCGTGCTGGTGCCGCGCACCAAGGACCAGGCCGGCGAGATGAGCGATCGACTGGTGGGCCACGGCGCCCTGCCGATCGAGGTGCCGACCATCGCGGTCGAGCCGCCGCGCAGCCCCGCCCAGATGGAGCGTGCGGTCAAGGGTCTGGTCGACGGCCGCTTCCAGTGGGTCGTGTTCACCTCCACCAACGCGGTGCGTGCGGTGTGGGAGAAGTTCAACGAGTTCGGTCTGGACGCCCGCGCGTTCTCCGGTGTGAAGATCGCGTGTGTCGGTCAGGCCACCGCGGACAAGGTGCGCGCGTTCGGCATCAACCCCGAGCTGGTGCCCGCCGGTGAGCAGTCGTCGCTGGGCCTGCTGGACGAATTCCCGGACTACGACGACATTTTCGACCCGGTGAACCGTGTGCTGCTGCCGCGTGCCGACATCGCCACCGAGACGCTGGCCGAGGGCCTGCGCGAGCGCGGCTGGGAGATCGAGGACGTCACGGCCTACCGCACCGTCCGGGCGGCACCGCCACCGGCGCACACCCGCGAGATGATCAAGACCGGTGGTTTCGACGCCGTGTGCTTCACCTCGAGCTCCACGGTGCGCAACCTGGTCGGTATCGCCGGAAAGCCGCACGCCCGGACCATCGTCGCCTGCATCGGCCCGAAAACCGCTGAAACCGCAGCCGAATTCGGCCTGCGCGTGGACGTGCAGCCGGAGACCGCCGCCGTCGGCCCGCTGGTCGAGGCGCTGGCCGAGCACGCCGCTCGCCTGCGCGCCGAGGGTGCGTTGCCGCCTCCGCGCAAGAAGAGCCGGCGCCGCTAA
- the hemC gene encoding hydroxymethylbilane synthase yields MVSTLENVVRIGTRGSLLATTQAGTIRDALVALGQPAELVIISTDGDRSQAPVAEIGIGVFTAELRHAMADGRIDVAVHSYKDLPTAPDERFVIAAVPPREDPRDALVARDGLVLGELPAGSVIGTSSPRRAAQLRALGLGLEIRPLRGNLDTRLNRVSSGDLDAVVVARAGLARIGRLDAVTESLEPVQMLPAPAQGALAVECRVGDTELATLLGKLDDPDTRAAITAERVLLAELEAGCSAPVGAIAEVVESIDEDGRVFEELSLRGCVAALDGSDVIRASGIGTPERARELGLSLAAELFDLGARDVLDQRTVERE; encoded by the coding sequence TTGGTATCCACCCTCGAAAACGTTGTCCGGATCGGCACCAGGGGCAGCCTTCTGGCGACCACACAGGCCGGCACCATCCGTGACGCCCTGGTAGCTCTGGGGCAGCCCGCGGAGCTGGTCATCATCAGCACCGACGGCGACCGGTCGCAGGCGCCTGTCGCCGAGATCGGCATCGGTGTGTTCACCGCCGAACTGCGGCACGCCATGGCCGACGGACGCATCGACGTCGCGGTGCACTCGTACAAGGATTTGCCGACGGCGCCCGACGAGCGTTTCGTCATCGCCGCGGTGCCGCCGCGCGAAGACCCGCGGGACGCTCTCGTGGCGCGCGACGGATTGGTGCTCGGAGAGTTGCCGGCGGGCTCTGTGATCGGCACGTCGAGCCCGCGACGGGCCGCGCAGCTTAGAGCACTGGGTCTCGGTTTGGAAATCCGCCCCCTACGAGGCAACCTAGATACCAGGTTGAACAGGGTAAGTAGTGGTGATCTCGACGCTGTTGTCGTCGCCCGAGCGGGTCTGGCCCGTATCGGACGGCTCGATGCCGTCACCGAGAGCCTCGAGCCGGTGCAGATGTTGCCAGCGCCGGCGCAGGGCGCCCTCGCGGTCGAGTGCCGAGTGGGTGACACCGAGCTGGCGACGCTGCTGGGAAAGCTGGACGATCCCGACACGCGTGCCGCGATCACTGCCGAACGAGTCCTGTTGGCCGAACTGGAGGCGGGTTGTTCCGCGCCGGTGGGTGCGATCGCTGAAGTGGTCGAGTCCATCGACGAGGACGGCCGAGTCTTCGAAGAGCTGTCGTTGCGCGGTTGCGTGGCGGCTCTGGACGGATCCGACGTGATCCGGGCGTCCGGGATCGGGACCCCCGAACGGGCACGGGAGCTGGGGCTCTCGTTGGCCGCGGAGTTGTTCGACCTGGGTGCGCGCGACGTGTTGGATCAGCGGACTGTAGAGCGGGAGTGA
- a CDS encoding glutamyl-tRNA reductase: MSVLLFGVSHRSAPVSVIEQLSTDEAEQAKIIELLLQSSLVTEAMVLSTCNRVEVYAVVDAFHGGLSVIGSVLSERSGMSLQDLTRYAYVRYAEAAVEHLFAVASGLDSAVIGEAQVLGQVRRAYTSAEAHQTVGRTLHELSQRALSVGKRVHSETGIDAAGASVVSVALDMAKSKLTSLTGLNAAVIGAGSMGALAAAHLTRAGIARVEVVNRSLPRAERMVENLKAHGVEAAAHTLDDIAVALGNADVVVACTGAVRPVVSLADAHRGLMNRPEHRQLVICDLGMPRDVDGAIAGLPGVHMIDMDRIQREPSARAAASDAEAARSIVAAEVASYLAGQRMAEVTPTVTALRQRAADVVEAELLRLDNRVPGLDAAHRDEVAKTVRRVVDKLLHAPTVRVKQLASAPGGDTYAEALRELFELDPQAIDAVSAGELPLMAPDLAAGEPHSHHDKAE, encoded by the coding sequence GTGAGCGTCCTGCTGTTCGGGGTTTCACACCGCAGCGCGCCGGTTTCCGTGATCGAGCAGCTCAGCACCGACGAGGCCGAACAGGCCAAGATCATCGAGTTGCTGCTGCAGTCCTCTCTGGTCACCGAGGCCATGGTGCTCTCCACCTGTAACCGGGTCGAGGTGTACGCGGTGGTCGACGCCTTCCACGGCGGGCTCTCGGTGATCGGCTCGGTGCTCTCCGAGCGGTCCGGCATGTCGCTGCAGGATCTCACCAGGTACGCCTACGTGCGGTACGCCGAGGCGGCCGTCGAGCATCTGTTCGCCGTCGCCAGTGGCCTGGACTCGGCCGTCATCGGTGAGGCGCAGGTGCTGGGCCAGGTGCGCCGCGCCTACACGTCGGCCGAGGCGCACCAGACCGTAGGCCGGACCCTGCACGAGCTGTCGCAGCGGGCGCTGTCGGTCGGCAAGCGCGTGCATTCCGAGACCGGGATCGACGCCGCCGGTGCCTCGGTGGTGTCGGTGGCGCTCGACATGGCCAAGTCCAAGCTCACCTCGCTGACCGGGCTGAACGCCGCCGTGATCGGCGCCGGCTCCATGGGCGCCCTGGCCGCCGCGCATCTGACGCGCGCCGGGATCGCCCGCGTCGAGGTCGTGAACCGCTCGCTGCCGCGGGCCGAGCGCATGGTCGAGAACTTGAAGGCCCACGGCGTCGAAGCCGCCGCGCACACCCTGGACGACATCGCCGTCGCGCTGGGTAATGCCGACGTCGTCGTCGCGTGTACCGGCGCGGTGCGTCCGGTGGTGTCGTTGGCCGACGCGCACCGCGGACTGATGAACCGCCCGGAGCACCGCCAGCTGGTGATCTGCGACCTGGGCATGCCCCGCGACGTCGACGGCGCGATTGCTGGCCTGCCGGGCGTGCACATGATCGACATGGACCGCATCCAGCGGGAACCGTCGGCCCGGGCTGCTGCCTCGGACGCCGAAGCGGCCCGTTCGATCGTCGCCGCGGAGGTCGCCAGCTACCTGGCCGGCCAGCGGATGGCCGAGGTCACCCCGACCGTCACCGCCCTGCGCCAGCGGGCCGCGGACGTCGTCGAGGCGGAGTTGTTGCGGCTCGACAACCGGGTTCCGGGACTCGACGCCGCTCACCGGGACGAGGTCGCCAAGACCGTGCGTCGGGTGGTGGACAAGTTGCTGCACGCGCCGACGGTGCGGGTCAAGCAGCTGGCCAGCGCGCCCGGCGGTGACACCTACGCCGAGGCGCTACGGGAGCTGTTCGAGCTCGACCCGCAGGCCATCGACGCGGTGTCGGCTGGCGAACTGCCTTTGATGGCACCAGATTTGGCGGCCGGCGAGCCGCATTCCCACCACGACAAGGCTGAGTAA
- a CDS encoding glutaredoxin family protein, whose translation MCERAAAQLVELSDELGFVLTSTDVDVLAAAGDTALRAEFGDRLPVVLLDDVEHSYWEVDEEQLRADLAG comes from the coding sequence ATGTGCGAGCGCGCCGCGGCTCAGCTGGTGGAGTTGTCCGACGAGCTCGGATTCGTCCTGACGAGCACGGACGTCGATGTCCTGGCCGCGGCGGGGGACACGGCCCTGCGCGCGGAATTCGGCGATCGGCTGCCCGTGGTGCTCCTCGATGACGTTGAGCACAGCTACTGGGAGGTCGACGAGGAGCAGCTGCGGGCCGACCTGGCAGGTTGA
- a CDS encoding HAD family hydrolase, whose protein sequence is MSESSPVTADEPTGTPVPSGADDAAELDAAERDSGADEPAAPVLPPPPDLTAAAFFDVDNTLVHGSSLVHFARGLAARDYFKYSDLARFAYAQAKFQVTGKENSDDVAAGRRKALSFIEGRQTAELEALGDEIYDEIIADKIWQGTRALAQMHLDAGQQVWLVTATPMELAQTIARKLGLTGALGTVAESVDGVFTGRLVGDILHGVGKAHAVRQLAIREGLNLRRCTAYSDSFNDVPMLSLVGTAVAINPDAALRDVARERGWEIRDFRTARKAARIGVPSALALGAVGGALAAVASRKSN, encoded by the coding sequence GTGTCCGAATCCAGCCCCGTGACTGCCGACGAGCCCACGGGCACGCCCGTGCCCTCCGGAGCTGATGACGCCGCTGAACTCGATGCCGCCGAGCGTGATTCCGGAGCCGACGAACCCGCCGCCCCGGTGCTCCCGCCACCGCCCGACCTCACCGCGGCGGCGTTCTTCGACGTCGACAACACGCTGGTGCACGGCTCGTCGCTGGTGCACTTCGCCCGCGGCCTGGCCGCCCGCGACTACTTCAAATACTCGGACCTGGCCCGCTTCGCCTACGCGCAGGCCAAGTTTCAGGTCACCGGCAAGGAGAACAGCGACGACGTCGCCGCCGGCCGGCGCAAGGCGCTGTCCTTCATCGAGGGCCGGCAGACCGCGGAACTGGAAGCCCTCGGCGACGAGATCTACGACGAGATCATCGCCGACAAGATCTGGCAGGGCACCCGGGCGCTGGCGCAGATGCACCTCGACGCCGGCCAGCAGGTCTGGCTCGTCACCGCGACGCCGATGGAGCTGGCGCAGACCATCGCCCGCAAGCTGGGGCTGACGGGCGCACTGGGCACCGTCGCCGAGTCGGTCGACGGCGTCTTCACCGGCCGGCTGGTCGGCGACATCCTGCACGGGGTCGGCAAGGCGCACGCCGTGCGTCAGCTCGCCATTCGCGAGGGCCTGAACCTGCGCCGCTGCACCGCCTACTCGGACAGCTTCAACGACGTGCCGATGCTGTCGCTGGTCGGCACCGCCGTCGCGATCAACCCCGACGCCGCGCTGCGCGACGTCGCGCGCGAACGCGGCTGGGAGATCCGCGATTTCCGGACCGCCCGCAAGGCCGCCCGCATCGGGGTGCCCTCGGCGCTGGCCCTGGGCGCGGTCGGCGGAGCGCTGGCGGCCGTGGCGTCGCGCAAGAGCAACTAG
- a CDS encoding FAS1-like dehydratase domain-containing protein, which produces MGIADDIIGTHFRYPDYFEVGREKVKEFAQAVQDDHPAHFSEEAAAECGSDTLIASLTFIAVAGRRVQLELFNQFDVPINLERVLHRDQKLIFHRPIRVGDRLWFDSYLDSVIESHGTVIAEIRAEVTDDAGEPIMTSIVTMLGEAQNDDEAGEVSAQIAAARDAAIAKMVAAQKG; this is translated from the coding sequence ATGGGCATTGCGGACGACATCATCGGAACCCACTTCCGGTACCCGGATTACTTCGAGGTCGGCCGCGAGAAGGTCAAGGAGTTCGCGCAGGCGGTCCAGGACGATCACCCGGCCCATTTCTCCGAGGAAGCGGCCGCTGAGTGCGGCTCGGACACCCTGATCGCGTCGCTGACGTTCATCGCCGTCGCGGGCCGGCGGGTCCAGCTCGAGCTCTTCAACCAGTTCGACGTGCCGATCAACCTGGAGCGGGTGTTGCACCGCGACCAGAAGCTGATCTTCCACCGCCCGATCCGGGTCGGCGACCGGCTGTGGTTCGACTCGTACCTGGACTCGGTGATCGAGTCGCACGGCACGGTGATCGCCGAGATTCGCGCCGAGGTCACCGACGACGCCGGTGAGCCGATCATGACGAGCATCGTCACCATGCTGGGCGAGGCCCAGAACGACGACGAAGCCGGCGAGGTCAGCGCGCAGATCGCCGCGGCCCGCGACGCCGCCATCGCGAAAATGGTTGCCGCGCAAAAGGGTTGA
- a CDS encoding lysophospholipid acyltransferase family protein, whose product MAGESKAKVIPLHSNSTRAAAQRRASKRDATLRHPSLLTDPGTRASAEQIAAVVREIDQHRFAAAGPAADEGPNELAQRISAASDFIRKRLTGDYRVDEFGFDQHLNNAVFLPLLRTLFNSWFRVEVSGIENLPDDGAALVVANHAGVLPFDGLMTSVAVHDKHPKHRDLRLLAADLVFDLPVVGQAARKAGHTMACTADAHRLLEAGELTAVFPEGYKGLGKPFKDRYKLQRFGRGGFVSAALRSGAPIVPCSIVGSEEIYPKIGDVKLLARLLGLPYFPLTPLFPLAGPIGLLPLPSKWYIQFGEPISTADYDESAADDPMITFELTDQVRATIQQTLYQLLANRRGTFL is encoded by the coding sequence GTGGCGGGCGAATCTAAAGCCAAAGTCATTCCGCTCCATTCGAATTCGACACGCGCTGCTGCGCAACGTCGGGCATCGAAGCGGGATGCAACGCTGCGACATCCTTCGCTGTTGACCGACCCCGGGACCCGCGCATCGGCTGAGCAGATTGCTGCCGTGGTCCGGGAGATCGACCAGCACCGGTTTGCCGCGGCCGGCCCTGCGGCCGATGAGGGGCCCAATGAACTGGCCCAACGCATAAGTGCCGCTTCGGATTTCATCCGTAAGCGACTGACCGGCGACTACCGTGTCGACGAATTCGGTTTTGACCAGCATCTCAACAATGCGGTCTTTCTTCCTTTGCTGCGAACACTTTTCAATTCGTGGTTCCGTGTCGAGGTATCCGGCATCGAGAATTTGCCGGACGACGGCGCAGCATTGGTCGTGGCAAACCATGCGGGCGTATTGCCGTTCGACGGATTGATGACGTCGGTCGCCGTGCACGACAAGCACCCGAAGCACCGGGATCTGCGGCTGCTGGCCGCCGACCTCGTTTTCGACCTGCCGGTGGTGGGCCAGGCCGCGCGCAAGGCCGGCCACACCATGGCCTGCACCGCCGACGCCCACCGGCTGCTCGAGGCCGGCGAGCTGACCGCCGTGTTCCCCGAGGGGTACAAGGGTCTCGGCAAGCCGTTCAAGGACCGGTACAAGCTGCAGCGATTCGGCCGCGGTGGCTTCGTCTCGGCGGCGCTGCGCTCGGGTGCGCCCATCGTGCCGTGCTCGATCGTCGGCTCCGAGGAGATTTACCCGAAGATCGGCGACGTGAAGCTGCTGGCCCGCCTGCTCGGGCTGCCGTACTTCCCGCTGACGCCGCTGTTCCCGCTCGCCGGGCCCATCGGACTCCTGCCGCTGCCGTCGAAGTGGTACATCCAGTTCGGCGAGCCCATCTCGACGGCCGACTACGACGAGTCCGCCGCCGACGATCCGATGATCACTTTCGAGCTGACCGACCAGGTGCGCGCGACCATTCAGCAGACGCTGTACCAGCTGCTCGCCAATCGCCGCGGCACGTTCCTGTAG
- a CDS encoding SDR family oxidoreductase translates to MDADGRPGSRPTAPGGSDSGPDIPETLHHPKVVLVTGACRFLGGYLTARLAQNQLIEHVIAVDAITPSKDMLRRMGRAEFVRADIRNPFIAKVIRNGNVDTVVHAAAASYVPQSGRAALKELNVMGAMQLFAACQKAPSVRRVILKSTSEIYGSSPRDPVMFTEDSSARRPPGEGFARDSIDIEGYARGLARRRPDIAVTILRLANMIGPAMDTALSRYLAGPLVPTAFGHDARLQLLHEQDALGALERATLVGRAGTFNIGASGIILMSQAIRRSGRIGLPLAGPTMWVLDAWRRATAGVELDREQSDYMRYGRVMDTTRMTRELGYTPKWTTMEAFDDYVSGRALTPIIDPGWVGSVERRAVAAAQRWGR, encoded by the coding sequence ATGGATGCCGACGGACGCCCCGGAAGCCGGCCCACAGCGCCGGGCGGAAGCGATTCCGGCCCGGACATCCCCGAGACCCTGCACCACCCCAAGGTGGTGCTGGTCACGGGTGCGTGCCGGTTCCTGGGCGGATATCTGACAGCCAGACTCGCTCAGAACCAGCTCATCGAGCATGTGATCGCGGTCGACGCGATCACGCCGAGCAAGGACATGTTGCGGCGTATGGGCCGCGCGGAGTTCGTCCGCGCGGACATCCGCAACCCGTTCATCGCCAAGGTGATCCGGAACGGCAACGTCGACACCGTCGTCCACGCGGCGGCGGCGTCCTACGTGCCGCAGTCCGGTCGCGCTGCGCTCAAAGAGCTCAACGTCATGGGCGCGATGCAGCTGTTCGCGGCCTGTCAGAAGGCGCCTTCGGTCCGCCGGGTGATCCTCAAGTCGACATCGGAGATCTACGGGTCCAGCCCGCGTGATCCGGTGATGTTCACCGAGGACAGCAGTGCCCGTCGCCCACCGGGGGAGGGCTTCGCCCGGGACAGCATCGACATCGAGGGCTACGCACGCGGTCTCGCGCGGCGCCGGCCCGACATCGCGGTCACGATCCTGCGGCTGGCCAACATGATCGGTCCGGCCATGGACACTGCGCTGTCGAGGTACCTGGCGGGCCCGTTGGTGCCGACCGCGTTCGGGCACGACGCCCGGTTGCAACTGCTGCACGAGCAGGACGCCCTCGGGGCGCTGGAGCGCGCCACCCTGGTGGGGCGGGCCGGCACCTTCAACATCGGGGCGTCGGGCATCATCCTGATGAGCCAGGCCATTCGCCGGTCCGGCCGCATCGGGTTGCCGCTCGCCGGCCCCACGATGTGGGTGCTCGACGCCTGGCGGCGAGCGACCGCGGGCGTCGAACTGGACCGCGAACAGTCCGACTACATGCGCTATGGCCGGGTCATGGACACCACACGGATGACGAGGGAACTCGGCTATACCCCAAAGTGGACGACCATGGAGGCTTTTGACGATTACGTTTCAGGCCGCGCGCTGACGCCCATTATCGACCCAGGGTGGGTAGGCTCAGTGGAGCGTCGTGCAGTGGCCGCAGCGCAGCGGTGGGGACGCTGA
- a CDS encoding 30S ribosomal protein bS22, translating to MGSVIKKRRKRMSKKKHRKLLRRTRVQRRKLGK from the coding sequence ATGGGTTCAGTCATCAAGAAGCGGCGTAAGCGCATGTCGAAGAAGAAGCACCGCAAGCTGCTTCGTCGCACCCGGGTTCAGCGCAGAAAACTCGGTAAGTAG
- a CDS encoding cell division/environmental response transcriptional regulator, protein MTSMNGPSARDGGDQPRTQFLTVAEVASLMRVSKMTVYRLVHNGELPAVRVGRSFRVHAKAVHDLLESSYHDAG, encoded by the coding sequence ATGACGTCTATGAACGGGCCATCGGCGCGTGACGGTGGCGATCAGCCACGAACGCAGTTCCTGACTGTTGCCGAGGTTGCGAGCCTTATGCGGGTCAGCAAGATGACGGTATACCGGCTGGTGCACAACGGAGAGCTGCCCGCGGTGCGTGTCGGCCGCTCATTTCGGGTGCACGCCAAGGCCGTGCACGACCTCCTCGAGTCGTCGTACCACGACGCGGGCTAG
- the proC gene encoding pyrroline-5-carboxylate reductase produces MARIAIIGGGNIGEALLAGLLQSGRQVKDLVVAEANSARAAQLAEKYSVRVTDVADAAENAAYVIVAVKPDAVEGVVETLADAAADADSSSVEQVVVSVAAGVPTAFYEAKLPAGSPVVRVMPNTPMLVGAGITALSRGRYANDAQLAEVSEIFSAVGAVLTVPEKQMDAVTAVSGSGPAYFFLMVEAVVDAGVAAGLPRPVATELAAQTMAGAAAMLLDRMTESGPGSAVGPLDTSAAQLRASVTSPGGTTAAGLRELERGGLRSAVASAVEAAKTRSEQLRITSE; encoded by the coding sequence GTGGCGAGAATTGCGATCATCGGTGGCGGAAATATCGGCGAGGCCCTGCTGGCGGGGCTGTTGCAGTCAGGGCGGCAGGTCAAGGATCTCGTAGTCGCCGAGGCCAATTCGGCTCGTGCCGCGCAGCTCGCCGAGAAGTACTCCGTCCGGGTCACCGATGTCGCGGACGCCGCCGAGAACGCGGCCTACGTGATCGTGGCCGTCAAGCCCGACGCCGTCGAGGGCGTCGTCGAGACGCTGGCCGACGCGGCCGCGGACGCCGACAGCAGCAGCGTCGAGCAGGTCGTCGTGTCGGTGGCCGCGGGCGTCCCCACGGCCTTCTACGAAGCCAAGCTGCCGGCCGGTTCGCCGGTGGTCCGGGTCATGCCGAACACGCCGATGCTGGTCGGTGCGGGCATCACCGCGCTGTCGCGGGGCCGGTACGCGAACGACGCGCAGCTGGCCGAGGTGTCGGAGATCTTCTCCGCCGTCGGCGCGGTCCTGACGGTGCCCGAGAAGCAGATGGACGCGGTCACCGCGGTGTCCGGTTCGGGCCCTGCGTACTTCTTCCTGATGGTCGAGGCGGTCGTCGATGCGGGTGTCGCAGCGGGCCTCCCACGGCCCGTAGCAACCGAGCTGGCGGCCCAGACGATGGCCGGTGCGGCCGCCATGTTGCTCGATCGGATGACGGAATCCGGCCCTGGTTCCGCGGTCGGTCCGCTGGACACCAGCGCCGCACAATTGCGGGCCTCGGTGACCTCTCCGGGGGGCACTACCGCCGCTGGTCTGCGGGAACTCGAACGCGGTGGCCTGCGGTCTGCCGTCGCGAGTGCGGTCGAAGCCGCAAAAACACGGTCTGAGCAGCTAAGAATTACATCTGAGTAG
- a CDS encoding Ppx/GppA phosphatase family protein, whose product MRLGVLDVGSNTVHLLVVDARRGGHPTPMSSTKASLRLAEAIDDTGKLTRKGADSLVATVDEFAKIATSSGCAEFMAFATSAVRDATNSEAVLARVRAETGVQLQVLSGVDESRLTFLAVRRWYGWSAGRIINLDIGGGSLELSGGIDEEPDVALSMPLGAGRLTREWLQEDPPGRRRVAVLRDWLDNEISASAAKVLAAGTPELAVATSKTFRSLARLTGAAPSGAGPRVKRTLTAAGLRQLISFISRMTTADRAELEGVSADRAPQIVAGALVAEATMRALSLDSVDICPWALREGVILRKLDSEADGTDLVETFAGLAPAKGETR is encoded by the coding sequence GTGCGATTGGGCGTCCTCGACGTGGGCAGTAACACCGTTCATCTGTTGGTAGTCGACGCGCGCCGTGGCGGGCACCCGACACCGATGAGTTCCACCAAGGCCTCACTGCGCCTTGCCGAGGCGATCGACGACACCGGCAAATTGACCCGCAAGGGCGCCGACAGCCTGGTCGCGACCGTCGACGAGTTCGCCAAGATCGCCACCAGCTCGGGGTGCGCGGAGTTTATGGCGTTCGCCACATCTGCGGTCCGGGATGCCACCAACTCCGAGGCGGTGCTGGCGCGGGTGCGGGCCGAGACCGGCGTCCAGCTGCAGGTCCTGTCCGGGGTCGACGAATCGCGGCTCACCTTCCTGGCCGTGCGCCGCTGGTACGGCTGGAGCGCGGGCCGCATCATCAACCTCGACATCGGTGGCGGATCGCTCGAGCTCTCGGGCGGCATCGACGAAGAACCCGACGTCGCGCTGTCGATGCCGCTGGGTGCGGGCCGTTTGACGCGCGAATGGCTGCAGGAGGATCCGCCCGGGCGGCGGCGCGTGGCGGTGCTGCGCGACTGGCTCGACAACGAGATTTCCGCCTCGGCGGCCAAGGTGCTGGCGGCCGGTACGCCGGAGCTCGCGGTCGCGACGTCGAAGACCTTCCGGTCGCTGGCCCGGCTCACCGGCGCGGCGCCGTCGGGCGCGGGACCGCGCGTGAAGCGCACGTTGACCGCCGCCGGCCTCAGACAGCTCATATCTTTCATCTCTAGGATGACCACGGCCGACAGAGCCGAACTGGAGGGGGTGAGTGCCGACCGCGCGCCACAGATCGTGGCCGGTGCGTTGGTGGCCGAGGCGACCATGCGAGCGCTGTCGCTCGACTCCGTGGACATCTGCCCGTGGGCGTTGCGGGAGGGTGTGATCCTGCGGAAACTCGACAGTGAAGCCGATGGAACCGACTTGGTGGAAACGTTCGCGGGATTGGCTCCCGCCAAAGGCGAGACACGATGA